In Anopheles gambiae chromosome 2, idAnoGambNW_F1_1, whole genome shotgun sequence, a single window of DNA contains:
- the LOC1273526 gene encoding centrosomin isoform X3: protein MSGIFKYTPNRTAASTPNRRSAFGTGFGSPGVHQDATMDNSYAMGFRSPSINALTGHGSPVQVRSLRDNEEEISTLRKENFNLKLRIYFLEQKAGICTDNDTPGGLGVTSSSASNTSCDGNYLKQNIDLKVEVESLRQDLQSKHDLLCQAVKAMEVLEESHKKAEERHRELVNDLNHRIENHQAEIRSLELMAGELQKQHRELQLSTSLRGDPELQQQQEQHAAEEGKEGMTTRDNVGESLLDFLDAVQQHSELSVQEKLKVLEMENAVRQCQERNEQLTRQVEQLQAIIEEKASKISQLEMELGELRFENAELREESEKPQSNIEIDRLKKQNFDIRAELAEKLCVLDDTETKLKEKTLECTKTCKMVEKLIKTITEQDKELEKLKRNSPIEANAGGREPPIRKNISLHSEHGMNGGATGALAGVAALAVPEIVDQDRKPVSQAEYDALVQRAKLLQQKNDTLIHKLCGNGGAGDHRNDRNIIIKQLNDELIKAREEAEKAQKWRKEYADLCAISTHRLEELAGFLDSLLRNKELIGSLSTDSRKAIRNAVDRSLDLSRSLNMSISVTGLSLIGTNNNSLAQLSCLSGYLDQSAVLEHGEHSSAGDDVDDEHDKENRASNVKGQTIQTGGHGALFGGLNQTKQMIETLRAENKALRGELMEQQQLQQQQHQQRTRRRESKERKSVPIEPISDSEAWSEPDRGVSLARIGLEDSSSALLRQKNGPAGGPTASLSSPTSGAAALELSSTSDNEPGLLAAAGLSSQRKSATVAEMKQLQETVASLSKELQDKNGTLLTVQSQLVDLDSELQRERIRAAKAQTEATETRQLSERWERDAAVHREQAEQAAQRLAALEGDIRQRDALIEKLRKEREQAAVDLRVAMMKLETMQSEYGELQQRHRRELDAMLAKEQQQLEELRQSLTESFRNELQLKQQSFDTALAQNYISKNIHQEKVRELNELHYRLEDAHNDLSAMAEAEEQLRRQLADCERSAAAMKKSLDEATLQASKAAIERTKALNEKRQLETELGFAHDELEQLKVEKNALNEQLQTIIRTQQQQQHPRSPRGSGGGNQSASGTDEEITPGVRRQLENSSPDLGIESDPGRLSNVELKFATSPQQRPLLKTLELTKSMSNLLLNPNQEVKPESSGESSKGAAGGEQQEGGGVDKTTVIHHDCAKIEVDYRDLMHRYNKTRHYLAVAYDKIKSSNKVKKQLEIEVKQQIHKTNVVLKTVQRNLDSGNDGAGEH, encoded by the exons CAGTCCCGGCGTACACCAGGATGCCACCATGGACAACTCAT ATGCGATGGGATTCCGTTCGCCCTCGATAAACGCCCTGACCGGTCACGGTTCGCCGGTTCAGGTGCGCTCGCTGCGCGACAACGAGGAGGAAATTTCCACCCTGCGCAAGGAAAACTTCAATCTGAAGCTACGCATTTACTTCCTCGAGCAGAAGGCGGGCATCTGCACCGACAATGACACGCCCGGCGGACTGGGTGTAACCTCATCGTCCGCGTCCAACACGTCGTGCGATGGGAACTATCTGAAACAGAACATCGATCTTAAG GTCGAGGTAGAATCGTTACGGCAGGATCTGCAAAGCAAGCATGATCTGCTGTGCCAGGCCGTCAAGGCGATGGAAGTGCTGGAGGAAAGCCACAAGAAGGCGGAGGAACGGCACCGCGAGCTGGTGAACGATCTGAACCATCGCATCGAGAACCATCAGGCCGAGATTCGGTCGCTGGAGCTGATGGCGGgcgagctgcagaagcagcaccgTGAGCTGCAGCTGTCCACCAGCTTGCGGGGCGATCCggagctacagcagcagcaggagcagcacgCGGCcgaagagggaaaggagggcatgaCGACGCGGGACAATGTCGGCGAAAGCTTGCTCGACTTTCTGGACGcggtgcagcagcacagcgagCTGAGCGTGCAGGAGAAGCTGAAGGTGCTGGAGATGGAGAACGCCGTCCGGCAGTGCCAGGAGCGTAACGAGCAGCTCACCCGCCAGGTGGAACAGCTGCAGGCCATCATCGAGGAGAAGGCGAGCAAGATCAGCCAGCTGGAGATGGAGCTGGGCGAGCTGCGGTTCGAGAATGCGGAGCTGCGGGAGGAAAGCGAAAAGCCACAAAGCAACATTGAG ATTGATCGACTTAAGAAGCAAAACTTTGATATTCGGGCCGAGCTGGCGGAGAAGCTGTGCGTGCTCGACGACACCGAGACGAAGCTAAAGGAGAAAACGCTCGAGTGCACCAAGACCTGCAAAATGGTGGAAAAGTTGATCAAAACCATCACCGAGCAGGACAAGGAGCTGGAGAAGCTGAAGCGAAACTCG ccGATAGAAGCGAACGCCGGTGGTCGCGAGCCGCCGATCCGAAAG AACATTTCACTTCACTCCGAGCACGGCATGAACGGTGGTGCAACGGGCGCCCTGGCTGGTGTGGCCGCGCTGGCTGTGCCCGAAATCGTGGACCAGGACCGCAAACCGGTCAGCCAGGCCGAGTACGACGCGCTGGTGCAGCGGGcgaagctgctgcagcagaagAACGACACGCTGATCCACAAGCTGTGCGGCAACGGTGGGGCGGGCGACCATCGGAACGAtcgcaacatcatcatcaagcaGCTGAACGACGAGCTGATCAAGGCGCGCGAAGAGGCGGAAAAGGCCCAGAAGTGGCGCAAAGAGTACGCGGACCTGTGCGCGATCTCGACGCACCGGCTCGAGGAGCTGGCCGGCTTTCTCGATTCGCTGCTGCGGAACAAGGAGCTGATCGGGTCGCTGTCGACGGACAGCCGGAAGGCAATCCGCAACGCGGTCGATCGCAGCCTGGATTTGTCGCGCAGCCTCAACATGTCGATCTCGGTGACGGGGCTTTCGCTGATcggcaccaacaacaacagtctGGCGCAGCTGAGCTGCCTGTCGGGCTATCTGGATCAGTCGGCCGTCCTGGAGCATGGCGAGCACAGCAGTGCCGGCGACGATGTGGACGACGAGCACGATAAGGAAAACCGCGCGTCGAACGTGAAAGGACAGACCATTCAGACCGGCGGTCATGGTGCGCTGTTTGGGGGGCTGAACCAAACGAAGCAGATGATCGAAACGTTGCGCGCAGAGAACAAAGCATTGCGGGGCGAGCtgatggagcagcagcagctgcagcagcagcagcatcaacagcgaaCTCGGCGCCGCGAAAGCAAGGAGCGCAAGTCCGTCCCCATCGAGCCGATTTCCGACTCGGAAGCGTGGTCCGAACCGGATCGGGGCGTTTCGCTCGCACGCATCGGGCTCGAGGACAGCTCTTCGGCTTTGCTGCGGCAAAAGAACGGTCCAGCCGGCGGTCCGACGGCGTCACTAAGCTCGCCAACGTCGGGCGCTGCTGCGCTGGAACTGAGCTCCACCTCAGACAACGAACCCGGATTGTTGGCTGCTGCCGGTCTTTCCTCGCAGCGGAAAAGCGCAACCGTGGCTGAAATGAAACAGCTGCAGGAGACGGTCGCATCGCTCAGCAAAGAGCTGCAGGACAAGAACGGAACGCTGCTGACCGTACAGAGCCAGCTGGTCGATCTGGACAGTGAGCTGCAGCGGGAGCGAATCCGGGCCGCCAAAGCGCAAACGGAAGCGACCGAAACGCGCCAACTGTCCGAACGGTGGGAACGGGACGCCGCGGTGCACAGGGAACAGGCTGAACAGGCCGCCCAACGGCTGGCGGCGCTCGAGGGCGACATTCGGCAGCGCGATGCGCTGATCGAGAAGCTGCGCAAGGAGCGCGAACAGGCGGCGGTCGATCTGCGCGTGGCCATGATGAAGCTGGAAACGATGCAGTCCGAGTACggcgagctgcagcagcggcaccGGCGCGAACTGGACGCCATGCTGGcgaaggagcagcagcagctggaggaGCTGCGCCAGAGCCTCACCGAATCATTCCGCAACGAGCTGCAGCTGAAGCAGCAATCGTTCGACACGGCCCTGGCCCAGAACTACATCTCCAAAAACATCCACCAGGAGAAGGTGCGCGAGCTGAACGAGCTGCACTACCGGCTGGAGGATGCGCACAACGACCTGTCCGCGATGGCCGAGGCGGAGGAGCAGCTGCGCCGCCAGCTGGCCGACTGCGAGCGCAGCGCGGCGGCGATGAAGAAGAGCCTCGACGAGGCGACGCTGCAAGCGTCCAAGGCAGCGATCGAGCGGACGAAGGCGCTGAACGAGAAGCGCCAGCTCGAGACCGAGCTCGGCTTCGCGCACGACGAGCTGGAGCAGCTGAAGGTGGAGAAGAACGCACTGAACGAGCAGCTGCAGACCATCATTcggacgcagcagcagcagcagcatccacgCAGTCCACGTGGTTCCGGCGGCGGCAACCAATCAGCGTCCGGAACGGACGAAGAAATTACGCCCGGTGTACGGCGACAGCTCGAGAACTCATCGCCCGATCTCGGCATCGAGAGTGATCCCGGCCGGCTCTCGAACGTGGAGCTCAAGTTTGCGACCTCGCCGCAGCAGCGTCCCCTTCTCAAAACGCTGGAACTGACGAAATCCATGTCCAACTTGCTATTGAATCCGAACCAGGAAG TCAAACCGGAGAGCAGTGGAGAATCGTCCAAGGGGGCGGCTGGCGGCGAACAGCAGGAAGGTGGTGGGGTCGATAAGACGACGGTGATCCATCACGACTGTGCCAAGATCGAGGTCGACTACAGGGATCTGATGCATCGGTACAACAAAACGCGCCACTATCTGGCCGTTGCGTACGACAAAATCAAATCCTCCAACAAGGTGAAGAAGCAGCTGGAGATTGAGGTGAAGCAGCAGATCCACAAGACGAACGTCGTGCTGAAGACGGTGCAGCGCAATCTGGATTCGGGCAACGATGGCGCTGGTGAGCATTGA
- the LOC1273526 gene encoding centrosomin isoform X1: protein MSTGAPKLSTSLDESQLSQVKECLASFAEQTSPGVHQDATMDNSYAMGFRSPSINALTGHGSPVQVRSLRDNEEEISTLRKENFNLKLRIYFLEQKAGICTDNDTPGGLGVTSSSASNTSCDGNYLKQNIDLKVEVESLRQDLQSKHDLLCQAVKAMEVLEESHKKAEERHRELVNDLNHRIENHQAEIRSLELMAGELQKQHRELQLSTSLRGDPELQQQQEQHAAEEGKEGMTTRDNVGESLLDFLDAVQQHSELSVQEKLKVLEMENAVRQCQERNEQLTRQVEQLQAIIEEKASKISQLEMELGELRFENAELREESEKPQSNIEIDRLKKQNFDIRAELAEKLCVLDDTETKLKEKTLECTKTCKMVEKLIKTITEQDKELEKLKRNSPIEANAGGREPPIRKNISLHSEHGMNGGATGALAGVAALAVPEIVDQDRKPVSQAEYDALVQRAKLLQQKNDTLIHKLCGNGGAGDHRNDRNIIIKQLNDELIKAREEAEKAQKWRKEYADLCAISTHRLEELAGFLDSLLRNKELIGSLSTDSRKAIRNAVDRSLDLSRSLNMSISVTGLSLIGTNNNSLAQLSCLSGYLDQSAVLEHGEHSSAGDDVDDEHDKENRASNVKGQTIQTGGHGALFGGLNQTKQMIETLRAENKALRGELMEQQQLQQQQHQQRTRRRESKERKSVPIEPISDSEAWSEPDRGVSLARIGLEDSSSALLRQKNGPAGGPTASLSSPTSGAAALELSSTSDNEPGLLAAAGLSSQRKSATVAEMKQLQETVASLSKELQDKNGTLLTVQSQLVDLDSELQRERIRAAKAQTEATETRQLSERWERDAAVHREQAEQAAQRLAALEGDIRQRDALIEKLRKEREQAAVDLRVAMMKLETMQSEYGELQQRHRRELDAMLAKEQQQLEELRQSLTESFRNELQLKQQSFDTALAQNYISKNIHQEKVRELNELHYRLEDAHNDLSAMAEAEEQLRRQLADCERSAAAMKKSLDEATLQASKAAIERTKALNEKRQLETELGFAHDELEQLKVEKNALNEQLQTIIRTQQQQQHPRSPRGSGGGNQSASGTDEEITPGVRRQLENSSPDLGIESDPGRLSNVELKFATSPQQRPLLKTLELTKSMSNLLLNPNQEVKPESSGESSKGAAGGEQQEGGGVDKTTVIHHDCAKIEVDYRDLMHRYNKTRHYLAVAYDKIKSSNKVKKQLEIEVKQQIHKTNVVLKTVQRNLDSGNDGAGEH from the exons CAGTCCCGGCGTACACCAGGATGCCACCATGGACAACTCAT ATGCGATGGGATTCCGTTCGCCCTCGATAAACGCCCTGACCGGTCACGGTTCGCCGGTTCAGGTGCGCTCGCTGCGCGACAACGAGGAGGAAATTTCCACCCTGCGCAAGGAAAACTTCAATCTGAAGCTACGCATTTACTTCCTCGAGCAGAAGGCGGGCATCTGCACCGACAATGACACGCCCGGCGGACTGGGTGTAACCTCATCGTCCGCGTCCAACACGTCGTGCGATGGGAACTATCTGAAACAGAACATCGATCTTAAG GTCGAGGTAGAATCGTTACGGCAGGATCTGCAAAGCAAGCATGATCTGCTGTGCCAGGCCGTCAAGGCGATGGAAGTGCTGGAGGAAAGCCACAAGAAGGCGGAGGAACGGCACCGCGAGCTGGTGAACGATCTGAACCATCGCATCGAGAACCATCAGGCCGAGATTCGGTCGCTGGAGCTGATGGCGGgcgagctgcagaagcagcaccgTGAGCTGCAGCTGTCCACCAGCTTGCGGGGCGATCCggagctacagcagcagcaggagcagcacgCGGCcgaagagggaaaggagggcatgaCGACGCGGGACAATGTCGGCGAAAGCTTGCTCGACTTTCTGGACGcggtgcagcagcacagcgagCTGAGCGTGCAGGAGAAGCTGAAGGTGCTGGAGATGGAGAACGCCGTCCGGCAGTGCCAGGAGCGTAACGAGCAGCTCACCCGCCAGGTGGAACAGCTGCAGGCCATCATCGAGGAGAAGGCGAGCAAGATCAGCCAGCTGGAGATGGAGCTGGGCGAGCTGCGGTTCGAGAATGCGGAGCTGCGGGAGGAAAGCGAAAAGCCACAAAGCAACATTGAG ATTGATCGACTTAAGAAGCAAAACTTTGATATTCGGGCCGAGCTGGCGGAGAAGCTGTGCGTGCTCGACGACACCGAGACGAAGCTAAAGGAGAAAACGCTCGAGTGCACCAAGACCTGCAAAATGGTGGAAAAGTTGATCAAAACCATCACCGAGCAGGACAAGGAGCTGGAGAAGCTGAAGCGAAACTCG ccGATAGAAGCGAACGCCGGTGGTCGCGAGCCGCCGATCCGAAAG AACATTTCACTTCACTCCGAGCACGGCATGAACGGTGGTGCAACGGGCGCCCTGGCTGGTGTGGCCGCGCTGGCTGTGCCCGAAATCGTGGACCAGGACCGCAAACCGGTCAGCCAGGCCGAGTACGACGCGCTGGTGCAGCGGGcgaagctgctgcagcagaagAACGACACGCTGATCCACAAGCTGTGCGGCAACGGTGGGGCGGGCGACCATCGGAACGAtcgcaacatcatcatcaagcaGCTGAACGACGAGCTGATCAAGGCGCGCGAAGAGGCGGAAAAGGCCCAGAAGTGGCGCAAAGAGTACGCGGACCTGTGCGCGATCTCGACGCACCGGCTCGAGGAGCTGGCCGGCTTTCTCGATTCGCTGCTGCGGAACAAGGAGCTGATCGGGTCGCTGTCGACGGACAGCCGGAAGGCAATCCGCAACGCGGTCGATCGCAGCCTGGATTTGTCGCGCAGCCTCAACATGTCGATCTCGGTGACGGGGCTTTCGCTGATcggcaccaacaacaacagtctGGCGCAGCTGAGCTGCCTGTCGGGCTATCTGGATCAGTCGGCCGTCCTGGAGCATGGCGAGCACAGCAGTGCCGGCGACGATGTGGACGACGAGCACGATAAGGAAAACCGCGCGTCGAACGTGAAAGGACAGACCATTCAGACCGGCGGTCATGGTGCGCTGTTTGGGGGGCTGAACCAAACGAAGCAGATGATCGAAACGTTGCGCGCAGAGAACAAAGCATTGCGGGGCGAGCtgatggagcagcagcagctgcagcagcagcagcatcaacagcgaaCTCGGCGCCGCGAAAGCAAGGAGCGCAAGTCCGTCCCCATCGAGCCGATTTCCGACTCGGAAGCGTGGTCCGAACCGGATCGGGGCGTTTCGCTCGCACGCATCGGGCTCGAGGACAGCTCTTCGGCTTTGCTGCGGCAAAAGAACGGTCCAGCCGGCGGTCCGACGGCGTCACTAAGCTCGCCAACGTCGGGCGCTGCTGCGCTGGAACTGAGCTCCACCTCAGACAACGAACCCGGATTGTTGGCTGCTGCCGGTCTTTCCTCGCAGCGGAAAAGCGCAACCGTGGCTGAAATGAAACAGCTGCAGGAGACGGTCGCATCGCTCAGCAAAGAGCTGCAGGACAAGAACGGAACGCTGCTGACCGTACAGAGCCAGCTGGTCGATCTGGACAGTGAGCTGCAGCGGGAGCGAATCCGGGCCGCCAAAGCGCAAACGGAAGCGACCGAAACGCGCCAACTGTCCGAACGGTGGGAACGGGACGCCGCGGTGCACAGGGAACAGGCTGAACAGGCCGCCCAACGGCTGGCGGCGCTCGAGGGCGACATTCGGCAGCGCGATGCGCTGATCGAGAAGCTGCGCAAGGAGCGCGAACAGGCGGCGGTCGATCTGCGCGTGGCCATGATGAAGCTGGAAACGATGCAGTCCGAGTACggcgagctgcagcagcggcaccGGCGCGAACTGGACGCCATGCTGGcgaaggagcagcagcagctggaggaGCTGCGCCAGAGCCTCACCGAATCATTCCGCAACGAGCTGCAGCTGAAGCAGCAATCGTTCGACACGGCCCTGGCCCAGAACTACATCTCCAAAAACATCCACCAGGAGAAGGTGCGCGAGCTGAACGAGCTGCACTACCGGCTGGAGGATGCGCACAACGACCTGTCCGCGATGGCCGAGGCGGAGGAGCAGCTGCGCCGCCAGCTGGCCGACTGCGAGCGCAGCGCGGCGGCGATGAAGAAGAGCCTCGACGAGGCGACGCTGCAAGCGTCCAAGGCAGCGATCGAGCGGACGAAGGCGCTGAACGAGAAGCGCCAGCTCGAGACCGAGCTCGGCTTCGCGCACGACGAGCTGGAGCAGCTGAAGGTGGAGAAGAACGCACTGAACGAGCAGCTGCAGACCATCATTcggacgcagcagcagcagcagcatccacgCAGTCCACGTGGTTCCGGCGGCGGCAACCAATCAGCGTCCGGAACGGACGAAGAAATTACGCCCGGTGTACGGCGACAGCTCGAGAACTCATCGCCCGATCTCGGCATCGAGAGTGATCCCGGCCGGCTCTCGAACGTGGAGCTCAAGTTTGCGACCTCGCCGCAGCAGCGTCCCCTTCTCAAAACGCTGGAACTGACGAAATCCATGTCCAACTTGCTATTGAATCCGAACCAGGAAG TCAAACCGGAGAGCAGTGGAGAATCGTCCAAGGGGGCGGCTGGCGGCGAACAGCAGGAAGGTGGTGGGGTCGATAAGACGACGGTGATCCATCACGACTGTGCCAAGATCGAGGTCGACTACAGGGATCTGATGCATCGGTACAACAAAACGCGCCACTATCTGGCCGTTGCGTACGACAAAATCAAATCCTCCAACAAGGTGAAGAAGCAGCTGGAGATTGAGGTGAAGCAGCAGATCCACAAGACGAACGTCGTGCTGAAGACGGTGCAGCGCAATCTGGATTCGGGCAACGATGGCGCTGGTGAGCATTGA
- the LOC1273526 gene encoding centrosomin isoform X5, producing MSTGAPKLSTSLDESQLSQVKECLASFAEQTSPGVHQDATMDNSYAMGFRSPSINALTGHGSPVQVRSLRDNEEEISTLRKENFNLKLRIYFLEQKAGICTDNDTPGGLGVTSSSASNTSCDGNYLKQNIDLKVEVESLRQDLQSKHDLLCQAVKAMEVLEESHKKAEERHRELVNDLNHRIENHQAEIRSLELMAGELQKQHRELQLSTSLRGDPELQQQQEQHAAEEGKEGMTTRDNVGESLLDFLDAVQQHSELSVQEKLKVLEMENAVRQCQERNEQLTRQVEQLQAIIEEKASKISQLEMELGELRFENAELREESEKPQSNIEIDRLKKQNFDIRAELAEKLCVLDDTETKLKEKTLECTKTCKMVEKLIKTITEQDKELEKLKRNSNISLHSEHGMNGGATGALAGVAALAVPEIVDQDRKPVSQAEYDALVQRAKLLQQKNDTLIHKLCGNGGAGDHRNDRNIIIKQLNDELIKAREEAEKAQKWRKEYADLCAISTHRLEELAGFLDSLLRNKELIGSLSTDSRKAIRNAVDRSLDLSRSLNMSISVTGLSLIGTNNNSLAQLSCLSGYLDQSAVLEHGEHSSAGDDVDDEHDKENRASNVKGQTIQTGGHGALFGGLNQTKQMIETLRAENKALRGELMEQQQLQQQQHQQRTRRRESKERKSVPIEPISDSEAWSEPDRGVSLARIGLEDSSSALLRQKNGPAGGPTASLSSPTSGAAALELSSTSDNEPGLLAAAGLSSQRKSATVAEMKQLQETVASLSKELQDKNGTLLTVQSQLVDLDSELQRERIRAAKAQTEATETRQLSERWERDAAVHREQAEQAAQRLAALEGDIRQRDALIEKLRKEREQAAVDLRVAMMKLETMQSEYGELQQRHRRELDAMLAKEQQQLEELRQSLTESFRNELQLKQQSFDTALAQNYISKNIHQEKVRELNELHYRLEDAHNDLSAMAEAEEQLRRQLADCERSAAAMKKSLDEATLQASKAAIERTKALNEKRQLETELGFAHDELEQLKVEKNALNEQLQTIIRTQQQQQHPRSPRGSGGGNQSASGTDEEITPGVRRQLENSSPDLGIESDPGRLSNVELKFATSPQQRPLLKTLELTKSMSNLLLNPNQEVKPESSGESSKGAAGGEQQEGGGVDKTTVIHHDCAKIEVDYRDLMHRYNKTRHYLAVAYDKIKSSNKVKKQLEIEVKQQIHKTNVVLKTVQRNLDSGNDGAGEH from the exons CAGTCCCGGCGTACACCAGGATGCCACCATGGACAACTCAT ATGCGATGGGATTCCGTTCGCCCTCGATAAACGCCCTGACCGGTCACGGTTCGCCGGTTCAGGTGCGCTCGCTGCGCGACAACGAGGAGGAAATTTCCACCCTGCGCAAGGAAAACTTCAATCTGAAGCTACGCATTTACTTCCTCGAGCAGAAGGCGGGCATCTGCACCGACAATGACACGCCCGGCGGACTGGGTGTAACCTCATCGTCCGCGTCCAACACGTCGTGCGATGGGAACTATCTGAAACAGAACATCGATCTTAAG GTCGAGGTAGAATCGTTACGGCAGGATCTGCAAAGCAAGCATGATCTGCTGTGCCAGGCCGTCAAGGCGATGGAAGTGCTGGAGGAAAGCCACAAGAAGGCGGAGGAACGGCACCGCGAGCTGGTGAACGATCTGAACCATCGCATCGAGAACCATCAGGCCGAGATTCGGTCGCTGGAGCTGATGGCGGgcgagctgcagaagcagcaccgTGAGCTGCAGCTGTCCACCAGCTTGCGGGGCGATCCggagctacagcagcagcaggagcagcacgCGGCcgaagagggaaaggagggcatgaCGACGCGGGACAATGTCGGCGAAAGCTTGCTCGACTTTCTGGACGcggtgcagcagcacagcgagCTGAGCGTGCAGGAGAAGCTGAAGGTGCTGGAGATGGAGAACGCCGTCCGGCAGTGCCAGGAGCGTAACGAGCAGCTCACCCGCCAGGTGGAACAGCTGCAGGCCATCATCGAGGAGAAGGCGAGCAAGATCAGCCAGCTGGAGATGGAGCTGGGCGAGCTGCGGTTCGAGAATGCGGAGCTGCGGGAGGAAAGCGAAAAGCCACAAAGCAACATTGAG ATTGATCGACTTAAGAAGCAAAACTTTGATATTCGGGCCGAGCTGGCGGAGAAGCTGTGCGTGCTCGACGACACCGAGACGAAGCTAAAGGAGAAAACGCTCGAGTGCACCAAGACCTGCAAAATGGTGGAAAAGTTGATCAAAACCATCACCGAGCAGGACAAGGAGCTGGAGAAGCTGAAGCGAAACTCG AACATTTCACTTCACTCCGAGCACGGCATGAACGGTGGTGCAACGGGCGCCCTGGCTGGTGTGGCCGCGCTGGCTGTGCCCGAAATCGTGGACCAGGACCGCAAACCGGTCAGCCAGGCCGAGTACGACGCGCTGGTGCAGCGGGcgaagctgctgcagcagaagAACGACACGCTGATCCACAAGCTGTGCGGCAACGGTGGGGCGGGCGACCATCGGAACGAtcgcaacatcatcatcaagcaGCTGAACGACGAGCTGATCAAGGCGCGCGAAGAGGCGGAAAAGGCCCAGAAGTGGCGCAAAGAGTACGCGGACCTGTGCGCGATCTCGACGCACCGGCTCGAGGAGCTGGCCGGCTTTCTCGATTCGCTGCTGCGGAACAAGGAGCTGATCGGGTCGCTGTCGACGGACAGCCGGAAGGCAATCCGCAACGCGGTCGATCGCAGCCTGGATTTGTCGCGCAGCCTCAACATGTCGATCTCGGTGACGGGGCTTTCGCTGATcggcaccaacaacaacagtctGGCGCAGCTGAGCTGCCTGTCGGGCTATCTGGATCAGTCGGCCGTCCTGGAGCATGGCGAGCACAGCAGTGCCGGCGACGATGTGGACGACGAGCACGATAAGGAAAACCGCGCGTCGAACGTGAAAGGACAGACCATTCAGACCGGCGGTCATGGTGCGCTGTTTGGGGGGCTGAACCAAACGAAGCAGATGATCGAAACGTTGCGCGCAGAGAACAAAGCATTGCGGGGCGAGCtgatggagcagcagcagctgcagcagcagcagcatcaacagcgaaCTCGGCGCCGCGAAAGCAAGGAGCGCAAGTCCGTCCCCATCGAGCCGATTTCCGACTCGGAAGCGTGGTCCGAACCGGATCGGGGCGTTTCGCTCGCACGCATCGGGCTCGAGGACAGCTCTTCGGCTTTGCTGCGGCAAAAGAACGGTCCAGCCGGCGGTCCGACGGCGTCACTAAGCTCGCCAACGTCGGGCGCTGCTGCGCTGGAACTGAGCTCCACCTCAGACAACGAACCCGGATTGTTGGCTGCTGCCGGTCTTTCCTCGCAGCGGAAAAGCGCAACCGTGGCTGAAATGAAACAGCTGCAGGAGACGGTCGCATCGCTCAGCAAAGAGCTGCAGGACAAGAACGGAACGCTGCTGACCGTACAGAGCCAGCTGGTCGATCTGGACAGTGAGCTGCAGCGGGAGCGAATCCGGGCCGCCAAAGCGCAAACGGAAGCGACCGAAACGCGCCAACTGTCCGAACGGTGGGAACGGGACGCCGCGGTGCACAGGGAACAGGCTGAACAGGCCGCCCAACGGCTGGCGGCGCTCGAGGGCGACATTCGGCAGCGCGATGCGCTGATCGAGAAGCTGCGCAAGGAGCGCGAACAGGCGGCGGTCGATCTGCGCGTGGCCATGATGAAGCTGGAAACGATGCAGTCCGAGTACggcgagctgcagcagcggcaccGGCGCGAACTGGACGCCATGCTGGcgaaggagcagcagcagctggaggaGCTGCGCCAGAGCCTCACCGAATCATTCCGCAACGAGCTGCAGCTGAAGCAGCAATCGTTCGACACGGCCCTGGCCCAGAACTACATCTCCAAAAACATCCACCAGGAGAAGGTGCGCGAGCTGAACGAGCTGCACTACCGGCTGGAGGATGCGCACAACGACCTGTCCGCGATGGCCGAGGCGGAGGAGCAGCTGCGCCGCCAGCTGGCCGACTGCGAGCGCAGCGCGGCGGCGATGAAGAAGAGCCTCGACGAGGCGACGCTGCAAGCGTCCAAGGCAGCGATCGAGCGGACGAAGGCGCTGAACGAGAAGCGCCAGCTCGAGACCGAGCTCGGCTTCGCGCACGACGAGCTGGAGCAGCTGAAGGTGGAGAAGAACGCACTGAACGAGCAGCTGCAGACCATCATTcggacgcagcagcagcagcagcatccacgCAGTCCACGTGGTTCCGGCGGCGGCAACCAATCAGCGTCCGGAACGGACGAAGAAATTACGCCCGGTGTACGGCGACAGCTCGAGAACTCATCGCCCGATCTCGGCATCGAGAGTGATCCCGGCCGGCTCTCGAACGTGGAGCTCAAGTTTGCGACCTCGCCGCAGCAGCGTCCCCTTCTCAAAACGCTGGAACTGACGAAATCCATGTCCAACTTGCTATTGAATCCGAACCAGGAAG TCAAACCGGAGAGCAGTGGAGAATCGTCCAAGGGGGCGGCTGGCGGCGAACAGCAGGAAGGTGGTGGGGTCGATAAGACGACGGTGATCCATCACGACTGTGCCAAGATCGAGGTCGACTACAGGGATCTGATGCATCGGTACAACAAAACGCGCCACTATCTGGCCGTTGCGTACGACAAAATCAAATCCTCCAACAAGGTGAAGAAGCAGCTGGAGATTGAGGTGAAGCAGCAGATCCACAAGACGAACGTCGTGCTGAAGACGGTGCAGCGCAATCTGGATTCGGGCAACGATGGCGCTGGTGAGCATTGA